In one window of Armatimonadota bacterium DNA:
- a CDS encoding DUF362 domain-containing protein: MNKGYASTPAAVAIARADRGDNDSIRRAVREAASAACDLREVIPAGARVVLKPNIFAPYPPPTTTDPRVVVATAELAREAGAGEIVVAEGRSISTARFRSAHNTTRACAQVTGMAAALEAAGLEFIALEDDEFVEVEVPGADLLHRASVPRTILEADVLISVPVMKVHSLTLVTMGVKNLHGIVSDFDKACSHRYRDYHLPRKLVDLLLIKRPALTVLDALLGQEADHATSGNPVAMGLIVASTDPVALDAVASDIMGFDPLEIDTTRIAAERGLGVADAGRLRVIGPAPGEVRREFARPDLELSPKKFPGLTVCAGDYCRACEYYTRRGLEGLARAGKLSPEQPLTLVIGKDVEVPDDLPGRVVLVGDCALESPSVKRLRNRLIVEGRLAAVYACPPMELRIRAEELLS, encoded by the coding sequence ATGAACAAGGGTTACGCATCCACTCCGGCCGCGGTGGCCATTGCGCGGGCCGATCGCGGTGACAATGACTCCATTCGCCGCGCAGTGCGAGAGGCAGCCAGCGCAGCATGCGACCTGCGCGAGGTGATCCCGGCGGGGGCGCGCGTCGTTCTCAAGCCCAATATCTTCGCCCCCTACCCGCCGCCGACCACGACCGACCCGCGGGTCGTCGTCGCAACGGCGGAACTCGCGCGCGAGGCGGGAGCGGGCGAGATCGTCGTCGCCGAGGGGCGGAGTATCTCCACCGCTCGTTTTCGCTCCGCGCATAACACCACCCGCGCCTGCGCCCAAGTGACGGGCATGGCGGCGGCGCTGGAAGCAGCCGGTCTGGAGTTCATCGCGCTGGAGGATGATGAATTCGTCGAGGTCGAGGTGCCGGGGGCGGACCTGCTGCATCGCGCCAGCGTGCCGCGGACGATACTCGAAGCGGACGTCCTCATCAGCGTGCCGGTGATGAAAGTGCACAGCCTCACGCTCGTCACCATGGGCGTCAAGAACCTCCACGGCATCGTGTCCGATTTCGACAAGGCGTGCTCCCACCGCTATCGTGACTACCATCTGCCGCGCAAGCTGGTGGATCTGCTGCTCATCAAGCGGCCGGCGCTGACCGTTCTCGATGCCCTGCTCGGGCAGGAGGCGGATCATGCGACGAGCGGCAACCCGGTCGCAATGGGCCTGATCGTCGCGAGCACGGACCCGGTTGCACTCGACGCGGTTGCGAGCGACATCATGGGCTTTGACCCGCTGGAGATAGACACGACGCGCATCGCGGCGGAGCGTGGCCTCGGTGTCGCGGACGCGGGCCGCCTACGCGTCATCGGGCCGGCCCCGGGCGAGGTGCGCCGCGAGTTTGCTCGCCCCGACCTGGAGCTATCACCGAAGAAGTTCCCCGGTTTGACGGTGTGCGCAGGTGATTACTGTCGGGCCTGCGAGTACTATACGCGGCGAGGTCTGGAGGGGCTCGCGAGGGCCGGCAAGCTGAGCCCGGAGCAGCCGCTGACGCTGGTGATCGGCAAGGATGTCGAGGTGCCGGACGATCTCCCTGGGCGAGTCGTGCTGGTCGGCGACTGCGCGCTGGAGTCGCCGAGCGTCAAGCGCCTGCGCAACCGGTTGATCGTCGAAGGGCGGCTGGCGGCAGTGTATGCCTGCCCGCCCATGGAGTTGCGCATCCGCGCCGAGGAACTGCTGTCATAG
- a CDS encoding exo-alpha-sialidase, which translates to MKHPTAIVVLMLAIAACAATHSGQVALGEAAMESETHYVRITDDAGAGGYEAFPDVTRLSNGDLFCVFYAGYGHVSAPNENLPKGGRVCWMRSRDNGRTWTQPKVLVDTDVDDRDPSVMQTGDGTLICNFFTYLPATPGERGALHFVHIIRSRDNGETWAAEPQLVQPTEDAKYACSAPILELPNGELILPLYFVREGQPSKTGLVRSRDGGKTWGDFVVIDAESDHQHDSEPHIIRLPDGRLFTTMRPCMCQSYSSDDGHTWTPPQPTGFEGHAPYHVVTREGLLLCAHRLPHTALHISKDLGATWNGPYVIDEVIGSYPSMVELADGTIFCVYYEEGEGSSIRATWFRARPDGIDFVRPE; encoded by the coding sequence GTGAAACATCCCACGGCCATCGTCGTACTGATGCTGGCGATTGCGGCGTGCGCGGCGACCCACTCGGGGCAAGTCGCGCTTGGGGAGGCAGCGATGGAGAGCGAGACGCACTATGTCCGTATCACCGATGACGCCGGGGCGGGGGGATACGAGGCATTTCCCGATGTGACGCGGCTGAGCAACGGCGATCTCTTCTGCGTCTTCTATGCGGGCTACGGGCATGTGTCGGCGCCCAATGAGAATCTGCCCAAGGGCGGGCGGGTGTGCTGGATGCGATCCCGGGATAACGGCAGGACGTGGACGCAGCCGAAAGTGCTGGTCGACACCGACGTGGATGACCGCGACCCCTCGGTGATGCAGACCGGAGACGGGACGCTGATCTGCAATTTCTTTACCTACCTCCCGGCGACGCCCGGGGAGCGGGGGGCGTTGCATTTCGTCCACATCATCCGCTCACGCGATAACGGCGAAACGTGGGCAGCCGAACCGCAGCTCGTGCAGCCGACGGAGGACGCCAAGTATGCTTGCTCGGCACCGATCCTCGAACTGCCGAATGGCGAGCTGATTCTGCCGCTCTACTTCGTGCGCGAAGGGCAGCCGTCGAAGACGGGATTGGTGCGCTCGCGCGACGGGGGCAAGACGTGGGGTGACTTCGTCGTCATTGACGCCGAGAGCGATCACCAGCACGATTCCGAGCCCCACATCATCAGGCTGCCGGACGGGCGTCTGTTCACGACCATGCGACCGTGCATGTGTCAGTCCTATTCGTCGGACGACGGCCACACATGGACGCCGCCGCAGCCGACCGGGTTCGAGGGGCATGCGCCGTATCACGTGGTCACGCGCGAGGGGCTGCTGCTGTGCGCGCACCGCCTGCCGCATACCGCGCTTCACATCTCGAAGGATCTCGGCGCGACGTGGAACGGGCCATATGTCATTGACGAAGTGATCGGCTCGTATCCGAGCATGGTGGAACTGGCCGACGGCACGATCTTCTGCGTCTACTACGAGGAGGGCGAGGGCTCGAGCATACGCGCCACGTGGTTTCGGGCGCGGCCTGACGGGATAGACTTCGTTCGACCGGAATGA
- a CDS encoding MBL fold metallo-hydrolase, producing MLSPPSGPWRLAVYYVNHAGFAIVGRDGTTVLVDPFLSHTFPWDGGTERQLDPPPFPAQDLAPCAAVAVTHDHGDHFDAETCRAIFQHSPGASLIGPAPVLDRARREDVTAGPLIPGMPGEPVQVGPLTVLPLANRGNEADRPCPRFSYLVADGRGADVFHSGDSHGPSELWRGIVDQPDLALLWPSQIEDTISAIRPREVWLMHWGRFEPGNFLCNVDAPRLAASLRDKFPDPEIFAHPPGSWVTLPLA from the coding sequence ATGCTCAGTCCCCCGTCGGGGCCGTGGCGCCTGGCTGTCTACTACGTCAACCACGCCGGCTTCGCAATAGTAGGCCGAGACGGAACCACCGTCCTCGTAGACCCTTTCCTCAGCCATACTTTCCCCTGGGACGGCGGAACCGAACGCCAGCTCGACCCTCCGCCGTTCCCCGCCCAGGACCTCGCGCCGTGCGCCGCGGTCGCCGTCACCCACGACCACGGCGATCACTTCGACGCCGAGACGTGCCGCGCGATCTTCCAGCACAGCCCGGGAGCATCGTTGATCGGCCCCGCGCCGGTTCTCGACCGGGCGCGGCGGGAGGACGTCACTGCCGGGCCGCTGATTCCCGGCATGCCGGGAGAGCCGGTGCAAGTGGGACCGCTGACCGTGCTGCCGCTCGCCAACCGGGGCAATGAGGCGGATCGCCCTTGCCCTCGTTTCAGTTACCTGGTCGCCGACGGCCGCGGCGCCGACGTCTTCCACTCCGGGGATTCACACGGCCCGTCCGAATTGTGGCGAGGCATCGTTGACCAGCCGGATCTCGCGCTGCTGTGGCCGTCGCAGATCGAGGACACCATCTCCGCCATCCGCCCACGCGAGGTCTGGCTGATGCACTGGGGGCGCTTTGAGCCGGGGAACTTTCTCTGTAATGTGGACGCACCCCGGCTCGCGGCATCGCTGCGCGACAAGTTTCCCGACCCCGAGATCTTCGCCCATCCCCCGGGATCGTGGGTCACCCTGCCGCTGGCATAA
- a CDS encoding prepilin-type N-terminal cleavage/methylation domain-containing protein: MRKNRGFTLIELLVVIAIIAILAAILFPVFARAREAARKATCLSNLKQIALAALMYAQDYDEVLPAAGGTGFATSHPIIPVSPQPTWADAQAASLGSIDYWQIADVLLPYVKSLDLFVCPTISRRDASLSMETQALTSGPAIGVLKTGNWTHGSDTWYPWLRCGSYWWGCMHYPYGTGSAESYVGTIGRMWDACIILGYVGASDDASEYWACTQAVGNFDDPVWKSMAGCFSVGAHEGYSQDYATLHLTPVELGGDPPTIPFCMPVAFVDGHVKYMRLGFYQMLALLAMPNEMQ; this comes from the coding sequence ATGCGAAAGAATCGTGGTTTTACCCTGATCGAGTTGTTGGTCGTGATTGCGATCATCGCAATCCTTGCCGCCATCCTCTTCCCCGTTTTCGCGCGGGCGCGCGAGGCGGCGAGGAAGGCGACGTGTCTGTCCAACTTGAAGCAGATCGCCCTTGCGGCGCTGATGTATGCGCAGGACTATGACGAGGTGCTGCCGGCGGCGGGCGGTACCGGGTTCGCCACTTCGCACCCCATTATCCCGGTGTCCCCTCAGCCGACGTGGGCGGATGCTCAGGCGGCCAGCCTCGGCTCGATAGACTACTGGCAGATCGCCGACGTGCTGCTCCCGTATGTCAAGAGCCTCGACCTGTTCGTGTGCCCGACAATCAGCCGCCGCGACGCCTCGCTGTCAATGGAGACGCAGGCGCTGACTTCCGGCCCCGCGATCGGGGTGCTGAAGACCGGTAACTGGACTCACGGCAGCGACACCTGGTATCCATGGCTGCGCTGCGGTTCCTACTGGTGGGGCTGCATGCACTACCCCTACGGCACCGGCTCGGCTGAGTCCTACGTCGGCACCATCGGCCGCATGTGGGATGCCTGCATCATCCTCGGCTACGTCGGCGCCTCGGACGATGCCTCCGAGTACTGGGCCTGCACCCAGGCCGTCGGCAATTTCGACGACCCGGTGTGGAAATCCATGGCGGGATGTTTCTCGGTCGGCGCGCATGAAGGTTATAGCCAGGACTACGCGACCCTGCACTTGACACCGGTCGAGCTCGGCGGCGACCCGCCCACGATTCCGTTCTGTATGCCCGTTGCGTTCGTGGACGGTCACGTCAAGTACATGCGCCTCGGCTTCTACCAGATGCTCGCCCTGCTGGCCATGCCTAACGAGATGCAGTGA
- a CDS encoding zinc ribbon domain-containing protein yields the protein MSGNGSRERPNVLSCPRCGREHPATATKCEACGIGLVWADEADSTAGLASRAPRGLARGVSVTGLVIGGLLVMVALSAGPRMQLPQLAAGLALVARSFFLPLGFPRGLATWFGGYVVGIGIRHVVGPAPSISGSPGNTITPAGVLSAIVFVGLGIVLLALGATRPRPKSL from the coding sequence GTGAGTGGCAACGGTTCCCGAGAACGCCCCAACGTCCTGTCCTGTCCGCGATGCGGACGAGAGCACCCCGCCACAGCCACGAAGTGCGAGGCTTGCGGCATAGGCCTGGTATGGGCCGACGAAGCGGATTCGACTGCCGGTCTCGCTTCGCGGGCGCCGCGCGGGCTGGCGAGGGGCGTCAGCGTTACCGGCCTGGTCATCGGCGGCCTCCTGGTCATGGTCGCGCTCAGCGCGGGTCCCAGGATGCAGCTGCCCCAGTTGGCCGCGGGGCTGGCCTTGGTCGCGCGTTCGTTCTTCCTGCCCCTGGGCTTCCCGCGGGGGTTGGCCACATGGTTCGGCGGATACGTCGTCGGCATCGGCATCCGGCACGTGGTCGGCCCCGCGCCGTCTATCTCGGGGTCGCCGGGCAACACCATCACTCCTGCCGGCGTACTCAGCGCCATCGTATTCGTCGGCCTCGGGATCGTGCTCCTTGCCCTGGGCGCCACAAGGCCGCGCCCCAAATCGCTCTAG
- a CDS encoding MerR family transcriptional regulator: MESLLRIGDAARALGVSTLTVRRWEAAGLVRSLRDARGWRYFNREDIERLRQWRDPNPDGGRKGKER; encoded by the coding sequence ATGGAATCGTTGCTCAGAATCGGGGATGCGGCGAGGGCCCTCGGAGTGTCTACGCTTACGGTGAGACGGTGGGAGGCCGCTGGCTTAGTGCGATCACTGCGCGACGCACGCGGCTGGCGTTACTTCAACCGAGAGGACATCGAGCGACTGCGCCAGTGGCGTGATCCGAATCCCGACGGAGGGCGGAAGGGCAAGGAGAGGTGA
- a CDS encoding GAF domain-containing protein, which yields REVLALPDAGSPSVLSALHLLGDWFDSLIISTVENYMSPEGGDGSRSVEVDRAKHLSRRAEEESAVSELVQEMASERDTRRLLELVARSAAHLAGAKKAAVIVPRGESLAYGAAYRMPLSYLNSFVRRTGTPLSGALEPDEPASIVTGLADDRGSPAARAARKLEVSTAMRVPMRVGDRDVGLLELFDPLTEHAWTERNVDLAQELAAQAALAFENAQLLAQTGQRAHELTDLNHIGQELASQLTSPQLLSLAASGAARLLRAQSALVWLRVPGTRRFELAATHGEEFEGATAFELGKKGALADAVKGGVAVMSPDARRELSWARGWAMSVPLRVGARMSGVLVVHRKQAPFDDNDVRVTEALAGQIVAALQNARLYEESRFLSQRLNAAIAALGEALAAALDMQELLQVVAEKAAELADAAGAIIFLDDDSGRLAVRALATRGDEDRPAAEPRAYEGIAALAIERNEPVSRSARDQRTDERTRRAMREERIRIAYGFPLTVRGRPAGALCVLGRGELRPQERELMASFSRQASVGVENVVLFGETQQRLAELAELARASARVSSTLEQDAIGEIIAESVSRALRLPVAATVLLDADGAFYLPEGGHRGLPADFVTRFAARPDSIAFSVVADQRMKVVSDIAAEKRDNDSLVEGLGLGSLICAPLKGKEGVLGIIFAADHAPRTFRSHEEALMSAYANEAALALQNALHHQAVTVHAREVEGIVDATRTLSSTDELQPVLDHLASTAASLLGAPVCSIMILDERNERLNTVASCGLPGDHGLHADLQADESIRGMVALRGVSMTSTDLPRDGRFKYRDAARAEGLRSMLAVPLIAKGKAIGAIAAFNRSAQPFTSAQERLLGAMAAEASVAIENARLYTEGREQARSMRLLMEEVNHRVKNNLQSIIGIIQLDMSRVEDPRVIEALRELVGRVQAIAVVQELLFDEDLRAVDVKETSRRILENALRSNDNLDLKILGQVTGARVRLPSRKATPLASVVNELVYNSVSHAFGGRDQGSVSISLQEVTGGQILVQVSDDGVGLPSGFSLERDAKLGLRIVEGLVTQDLGGEFAIASSQGTIARVTFAR from the coding sequence CGTGAAGTCCTCGCCCTCCCCGATGCCGGGAGCCCGTCGGTGCTGTCGGCACTGCATCTCCTCGGGGACTGGTTCGACTCCCTCATCATCAGTACGGTGGAGAACTACATGAGCCCCGAGGGAGGTGACGGGTCGCGGAGTGTGGAGGTGGACCGAGCGAAACACCTCAGTCGGCGGGCGGAGGAGGAATCCGCCGTTTCCGAACTCGTGCAGGAGATGGCGTCGGAGCGGGATACTCGGCGCTTACTTGAACTCGTCGCGCGGTCTGCGGCCCATCTCGCGGGAGCGAAGAAGGCCGCGGTCATCGTGCCCCGCGGCGAGTCGCTCGCCTACGGCGCGGCGTATCGCATGCCGCTGTCCTACCTGAACAGCTTCGTCAGACGCACCGGCACGCCGTTGTCAGGAGCGCTGGAGCCCGACGAGCCCGCGAGCATCGTGACCGGTCTCGCAGACGACCGCGGCTCTCCCGCGGCGCGCGCGGCACGCAAGCTTGAGGTCTCGACCGCGATGCGCGTGCCCATGCGAGTGGGCGACCGCGACGTCGGGCTGCTCGAACTGTTCGATCCGCTCACGGAACATGCCTGGACCGAGCGCAACGTGGACTTGGCGCAGGAGTTGGCGGCGCAGGCCGCGCTCGCTTTCGAGAATGCTCAGCTACTCGCGCAGACGGGACAGCGCGCCCACGAACTGACCGACCTCAACCACATCGGGCAGGAACTCGCCTCCCAGCTTACGTCCCCGCAGCTCCTCTCTCTGGCGGCGTCAGGCGCGGCACGGTTGCTGCGTGCGCAATCGGCTCTGGTGTGGCTACGCGTCCCGGGCACGAGGCGCTTCGAACTGGCGGCGACGCACGGAGAGGAATTCGAGGGCGCCACCGCGTTCGAACTCGGAAAGAAGGGGGCGCTCGCGGACGCGGTCAAGGGCGGCGTGGCGGTCATGTCGCCGGACGCGCGTCGCGAACTGTCGTGGGCGCGGGGGTGGGCGATGTCGGTGCCTCTGCGGGTCGGAGCGCGCATGTCGGGCGTGCTGGTGGTGCACCGCAAGCAGGCGCCATTCGATGACAACGACGTGCGCGTGACGGAGGCGCTTGCCGGGCAGATCGTGGCGGCACTGCAGAACGCGCGGCTGTACGAGGAGAGCAGATTCCTGAGCCAGCGTCTCAATGCCGCGATCGCAGCGCTGGGTGAAGCACTGGCCGCGGCGCTCGACATGCAGGAGCTGCTCCAGGTCGTGGCGGAGAAGGCGGCGGAACTGGCTGACGCCGCCGGTGCAATCATCTTCCTCGATGATGACAGTGGGCGCCTGGCGGTTCGCGCCCTCGCGACCCGCGGCGACGAAGACCGTCCCGCGGCCGAGCCGAGGGCTTACGAGGGCATCGCCGCACTGGCAATCGAGCGCAACGAGCCGGTGTCACGCTCCGCGCGCGACCAACGCACCGACGAGCGCACACGTCGCGCCATGCGCGAGGAACGGATCCGGATCGCGTACGGCTTCCCGCTCACGGTAAGGGGACGTCCGGCCGGGGCGCTGTGCGTACTTGGCCGCGGCGAGCTGCGCCCGCAGGAGCGGGAGCTGATGGCTTCCTTCAGCAGGCAGGCAAGCGTCGGCGTTGAGAACGTCGTCCTGTTCGGGGAAACGCAGCAGCGTCTCGCTGAGCTGGCGGAACTCGCGCGGGCCAGCGCCCGCGTGAGTTCGACGCTGGAGCAGGATGCCATCGGCGAGATCATAGCCGAGAGCGTGTCGCGCGCCCTGCGGTTGCCGGTCGCGGCAACGGTCCTCCTGGACGCCGACGGGGCGTTCTATTTGCCCGAAGGCGGGCACCGCGGGCTGCCCGCCGATTTCGTGACGCGGTTTGCGGCGCGCCCGGACAGCATTGCATTCTCGGTCGTGGCCGATCAGCGCATGAAGGTGGTCAGCGATATTGCGGCGGAGAAGCGCGACAACGATTCACTCGTCGAGGGTCTCGGTCTGGGCTCTCTCATCTGCGCGCCGCTCAAAGGGAAGGAGGGCGTGCTGGGGATCATATTTGCCGCGGACCACGCACCTCGTACGTTCCGCTCCCACGAGGAAGCGCTGATGTCGGCGTACGCCAACGAGGCGGCGCTCGCCTTGCAGAACGCGCTGCACCATCAAGCGGTGACCGTCCACGCGCGCGAGGTGGAGGGCATTGTCGATGCGACCAGAACTCTCAGCTCGACGGACGAACTGCAGCCGGTGCTCGATCATCTGGCGAGCACGGCAGCGTCGCTGTTGGGCGCGCCGGTGTGCAGCATCATGATCCTCGACGAGCGGAACGAGCGCCTCAACACGGTGGCGTCATGCGGCTTGCCGGGTGACCACGGGCTCCACGCCGACCTCCAGGCAGACGAAAGCATCCGCGGCATGGTTGCCCTCAGAGGCGTGTCGATGACGAGCACGGATCTGCCGCGCGACGGCCGTTTCAAGTACCGCGACGCGGCCCGCGCCGAGGGTCTGCGCTCGATGCTTGCGGTGCCGTTGATCGCGAAGGGCAAGGCGATCGGCGCGATCGCCGCCTTCAACCGCAGCGCTCAGCCATTCACGTCGGCCCAGGAACGTCTGCTCGGGGCCATGGCGGCGGAAGCCAGCGTGGCCATCGAGAACGCGCGCCTCTACACCGAGGGCCGCGAGCAGGCCCGCTCAATGCGCCTGCTGATGGAGGAGGTCAATCACCGCGTCAAGAACAACCTCCAGAGCATCATCGGCATCATTCAGCTCGACATGTCACGGGTCGAGGACCCGCGCGTGATCGAAGCACTGCGCGAACTCGTCGGCCGCGTGCAAGCGATCGCCGTGGTTCAAGAGCTGTTGTTCGATGAGGACCTGCGCGCAGTGGATGTCAAGGAAACCAGCCGGCGCATCCTCGAGAACGCCCTGCGTTCCAACGACAATCTCGACCTCAAGATCTTGGGTCAGGTGACCGGCGCCCGCGTCCGCCTGCCGTCGCGCAAAGCGACCCCTCTCGCCTCGGTCGTCAACGAACTGGTGTACAATTCCGTGAGCCACGCGTTCGGCGGCCGCGACCAGGGCAGCGTCTCCATCAGTCTCCAGGAGGTCACCGGGGGGCAAATCCTGGTGCAGGTCAGCGACGACGGGGTCGGCCTCCCCTCGGGCTTCTCCCTGGAGCGCGACGCCAAGCTCGGCCTGCGCATCGTCGAAGGTCTGGTTACCCAGGATCTGGGTGGCGAGTTTGCGATCGCCAGCAGTCAGGGAACCATTGCACGGGTGACGTTCGCACGGTAG
- a CDS encoding bifunctional nuclease family protein — protein MAEVEVEVWRLVQDEQGRDIVLLRDREQRYLPIFIGPCEAAAIWLKLASARATGMVRRPMTHDLCVSIIERLGGRIERIIVDDFSNDTYYAKIHFAVDGRSIVMDSRPSDAIALALRCGARVWVSEEVMEAGNVDIEADALPPDLPDDEPRVWPEDEQA, from the coding sequence GTGGCAGAGGTCGAGGTGGAAGTCTGGCGGCTGGTGCAGGACGAGCAGGGCAGGGATATCGTTCTCCTGCGCGATCGCGAGCAGCGCTACCTGCCGATCTTCATCGGGCCGTGCGAAGCCGCCGCCATCTGGCTCAAGCTCGCCAGCGCCCGTGCCACCGGCATGGTGCGCCGCCCGATGACTCACGACCTCTGCGTTTCCATCATCGAGCGCCTCGGCGGACGCATCGAACGCATCATCGTTGACGATTTCTCGAACGACACGTACTACGCCAAGATTCACTTCGCCGTGGATGGCCGCTCAATCGTCATGGATTCTCGTCCGAGCGACGCGATCGCTCTCGCCCTCCGCTGCGGGGCACGGGTATGGGTGAGTGAGGAAGTCATGGAGGCCGGCAACGTTGACATCGAAGCGGATGCGCTGCCGCCCGACTTGCCCGACGACGAGCCGAGAGTCTGGCCCGAGGACGAGCAGGCGTGA
- a CDS encoding adenine nucleotide alpha hydrolase, with amino-acid sequence MDRPQRALAAWSSGKDALWALHTARQRGIHIVGLLTTITDPYGRVSMHGVREELVRAQAVALGLPLMEVRIPAQCTNQIYDEIMGAAVRKARSEGITGVVFGDIHLADVRAYREERMARVGMKCYFPLWGRDSAELAQAMIAAGLQAYITCLDPRQAPRAVAGRPWDGKLLASLPDGVDPLGENGEFHTFAVAGPELSSPIGVELGEVVERGGFVFADLVPA; translated from the coding sequence TTGGATCGGCCGCAGCGAGCATTAGCAGCCTGGAGCAGCGGGAAAGACGCGTTGTGGGCGTTGCACACCGCCCGGCAGCGCGGAATCCATATCGTCGGCCTGCTGACGACGATCACGGATCCCTACGGTCGCGTCTCCATGCACGGGGTCCGCGAAGAACTCGTCCGAGCGCAGGCGGTGGCGCTGGGCCTGCCATTGATGGAGGTGCGCATCCCCGCCCAATGCACGAACCAAATCTACGACGAGATCATGGGCGCGGCGGTGAGGAAGGCGAGGAGCGAAGGCATCACGGGCGTCGTCTTTGGCGACATCCACCTGGCGGACGTGCGCGCCTATCGCGAGGAGCGCATGGCGCGGGTCGGTATGAAGTGCTACTTCCCGCTGTGGGGGCGTGATTCCGCCGAGCTGGCGCAAGCGATGATCGCAGCCGGGCTGCAGGCATACATCACATGCCTCGACCCGCGCCAGGCGCCGCGGGCAGTTGCGGGCCGACCGTGGGACGGGAAGCTCCTGGCAAGCCTACCCGACGGCGTGGATCCCCTGGGGGAAAACGGAGAGTTTCACACTTTCGCCGTCGCCGGTCCCGAGTTGAGTTCGCCGATCGGTGTGGAACTTGGCGAAGTCGTGGAACGGGGCGGGTTTGTGTTCGCCGATCTGGTGCCGGCGTAG
- a CDS encoding class II fructose-bisphosphate aldolase, protein MPLITDPDQARAIYREAQEKHICMPAFGTENRDTTEAAFRAVAEIAEEHGIAELPLVIAATAHYVGRTQLLNYTSLGTGEDGLIALRHDMERLCRPDGPYPHLRAMAHLDHAQPETDRGIIAAGLDFFASVMYDGSALPLPINMSLTKQFVADAGGRVMVEGAVDEIFESGTGEPRNALTTPEQARRFMDETGADLIVVNLGTEHRATAEGARYHGDRAREISAVVGGVLVLHGTSSLRDTGLAMLRGDGIVRVNIWTRLEHVATTALAHDVVTNLGSILSAEELQALCDKGILTPDFVQQQAARKPGLDFIANVHRRNDVCVPAVVALMKRYLLECGYADFRARQA, encoded by the coding sequence ATGCCGCTCATCACCGACCCCGACCAGGCCCGCGCCATCTACCGCGAGGCGCAGGAGAAGCACATATGCATGCCCGCCTTCGGCACGGAGAACCGCGACACCACCGAGGCGGCGTTCCGCGCCGTCGCCGAGATCGCAGAAGAACATGGGATTGCCGAGCTGCCGCTCGTTATTGCCGCCACCGCGCACTACGTAGGCCGCACGCAGCTCTTGAACTACACGTCCCTGGGCACGGGCGAGGATGGTTTGATCGCGCTGCGCCATGATATGGAGAGGCTGTGCCGCCCGGACGGGCCGTATCCGCACCTGCGCGCGATGGCGCACCTCGATCACGCGCAGCCCGAGACGGACCGCGGCATCATCGCCGCGGGCCTTGACTTCTTCGCCTCCGTGATGTACGACGGTTCCGCGCTGCCGCTGCCGATCAACATGTCGCTGACCAAGCAGTTCGTGGCCGACGCAGGCGGCCGCGTCATGGTCGAAGGCGCGGTTGACGAGATCTTCGAATCCGGCACGGGCGAACCGAGGAATGCGCTGACGACACCGGAGCAGGCGCGGCGTTTTATGGACGAGACCGGCGCCGACCTCATCGTCGTCAACCTCGGCACCGAGCACCGCGCCACCGCCGAAGGCGCGCGCTATCACGGCGACCGGGCGCGGGAGATCAGCGCGGTCGTCGGCGGCGTCCTCGTGCTTCACGGCACTTCGTCACTGCGCGATACCGGTCTGGCCATGCTGCGGGGCGACGGCATCGTCCGCGTCAACATCTGGACGCGCCTGGAGCACGTCGCGACCACGGCATTGGCACACGACGTTGTCACGAACCTCGGCTCGATCCTCTCCGCCGAGGAGCTTCAGGCGCTGTGCGACAAGGGCATCCTGACGCCCGATTTCGTGCAGCAGCAGGCGGCGCGCAAGCCCGGCCTTGATTTCATCGCCAACGTCCATCGGCGCAACGATGTGTGCGTGCCGGCCGTGGTCGCTCTGATGAAGCGGTACCTGCTGGAGTGCGGCTACGCGGACTTCAGAGCGCGGCAGGCGTAA